A genomic segment from Bacillus cereus G9842 encodes:
- a CDS encoding VanZ family protein: MNRKWLFWIPVLLWMGLIFYSSAQPYKKQDMRSDIEQYVNVEFVKEHFSWVSIDYGGGTPVSIANKGVGGFIEFFLRKGAHFMVFFMLGSLIYYAFHRSGHSRKRCFIYAILFVAGYATFDEIHQWYTGDRTPMWQDSLLDTCGGLTGIIISNWFWNRKKR; encoded by the coding sequence ATGAATCGTAAATGGTTATTTTGGATTCCTGTATTACTATGGATGGGGCTGATTTTCTATTCTTCGGCACAACCATATAAAAAGCAGGATATGCGTTCAGATATTGAACAATATGTAAATGTTGAATTTGTAAAAGAGCATTTTTCATGGGTATCTATTGATTATGGTGGAGGAACCCCTGTTAGTATTGCGAATAAAGGTGTAGGCGGATTTATTGAGTTTTTCCTTCGTAAAGGTGCTCATTTTATGGTGTTCTTTATGCTAGGTTCATTGATTTATTACGCTTTTCATCGATCAGGTCATTCGAGGAAAAGATGTTTTATATATGCCATTCTTTTCGTTGCGGGTTATGCAACATTTGATGAAATTCACCAATGGTATACGGGGGACCGTACACCAATGTGGCAAGATTCATTGCTTGATACGTGCGGCGGATTAACGGGAATTATAATAAGTAATTGGTTTTGGAATAGAAAAAAGCGCTAA
- a CDS encoding DUF1659 domain-containing protein: protein MAIETIVMDLTLRLVLNNGLDKNGKTVFKSKQFKRVKTNASLDQVHNVAHALASLQASPLHAVQLVSTSDLSKL, encoded by the coding sequence ATGGCAATTGAAACAATCGTAATGGATTTAACTTTACGTCTAGTATTAAACAACGGATTAGATAAGAATGGCAAAACAGTTTTCAAGAGCAAACAATTTAAACGTGTTAAAACAAATGCGAGCTTAGATCAAGTACACAACGTAGCTCATGCTCTTGCTTCCTTACAGGCATCACCACTTCACGCTGTACAACTTGTAAGCACATCAGATCTTTCTAAACTATAA
- a CDS encoding DUF2922 domain-containing protein codes for MQVLELIFAKEDGKTVVFSIDMPITPIDAKVVNQVMDTILASSVFSSIDENTRKKGARLVEKNVSEIPITL; via the coding sequence ATGCAAGTACTGGAATTGATTTTCGCGAAAGAAGATGGAAAAACAGTCGTTTTTTCTATCGATATGCCCATCACACCAATTGATGCAAAAGTCGTAAATCAAGTAATGGATACAATCCTTGCCTCATCTGTATTTTCATCCATTGATGAAAATACAAGAAAAAAGGGAGCTCGCCTTGTAGAAAAAAATGTATCTGAAATTCCAATTACTCTATAA
- a CDS encoding DUF4359 domain-containing protein — protein sequence MKKKYIIMALVVILLVYLANSNPSKGEYTEWAAKQFMKRNDVSKKLDEVQKENEEGLLGDLASAGKKLAKKYVEPQVGLLIDHYTKRNDYIFFSTYTTEFDIGEEHYKYVCVGFSKIFIPIEMPKKKDESAK from the coding sequence ATGAAGAAAAAGTATATTATTATGGCTTTAGTTGTCATCCTCCTAGTATATTTAGCAAACAGCAATCCGAGTAAAGGAGAATATACAGAATGGGCAGCGAAGCAGTTTATGAAGCGTAATGATGTGAGTAAGAAGCTAGATGAAGTTCAAAAAGAGAATGAAGAGGGTCTTCTTGGCGACTTGGCATCGGCCGGTAAAAAGTTAGCGAAAAAGTATGTTGAGCCACAAGTTGGGTTATTAATTGATCATTATACGAAGCGAAATGATTATATATTCTTCTCAACATATACGACTGAGTTTGATATAGGTGAAGAACATTATAAGTACGTATGCGTCGGTTTTTCAAAGATTTTTATTCCGATTGAAATGCCGAAGAAAAAAGACGAATCTGCAAAATGA
- a CDS encoding competence protein ComK, with protein MDNENNIFISSSTMMLEPCKHPYYRTKIIDSSGNHLYSCQTALQLIQKSCLTNIHSTYQGRRNAVKTKFKFKQNVPIPINHREYICAFPTESPASPNCIWLFFKHVHTIEFFKKAKQAKIHFSNGATVTIQISSHKLSQQLWKAGYVLSQMNMQDSSP; from the coding sequence ATGGATAATGAAAACAACATTTTTATTTCTAGTTCTACAATGATGCTTGAACCATGTAAACACCCTTATTACCGTACAAAAATCATCGACAGTAGCGGAAACCATCTTTACTCCTGTCAGACTGCTCTCCAACTTATACAGAAATCTTGTCTAACAAATATTCATTCTACCTATCAAGGGAGACGTAATGCCGTAAAAACAAAATTTAAATTTAAACAAAACGTTCCAATTCCGATCAATCATAGAGAATATATTTGCGCTTTCCCAACAGAATCTCCTGCTTCTCCAAATTGTATTTGGCTTTTCTTCAAACATGTTCATACAATAGAGTTTTTCAAAAAAGCTAAACAAGCTAAAATTCATTTTTCAAACGGAGCTACCGTAACGATACAAATTAGTTCCCATAAGCTAAGTCAGCAATTATGGAAAGCTGGATATGTATTATCCCAAATGAACATGCAAGATTCATCACCTTAA
- a CDS encoding sigma-70 family RNA polymerase sigma factor, whose amino-acid sequence MKPATFTEAVVLYEGMIVNQIKKLGIRQDYEEYYQCGLIGLWHAYERFDAKKGYFPAYALVTVRGYILERLKKESTVQERCVCVGEYEDIFHFEDVEIRVKDFMSVLDEKEKYIIFERFFVGKTMGEIALETEMTYYQVRWMYRQALEKMRDSVRG is encoded by the coding sequence GTGAAGCCAGCGACTTTTACAGAGGCAGTTGTTTTGTATGAAGGAATGATTGTAAATCAAATAAAGAAATTAGGTATTCGCCAAGATTATGAAGAGTATTATCAATGTGGTTTAATTGGTCTTTGGCATGCGTATGAAAGATTTGATGCAAAGAAAGGGTATTTCCCTGCATATGCACTTGTAACGGTGCGTGGTTATATATTAGAAAGATTGAAGAAAGAATCTACTGTACAAGAAAGATGTGTATGTGTAGGTGAGTATGAGGATATTTTTCATTTTGAAGATGTTGAAATAAGAGTGAAGGATTTTATGAGTGTGTTAGATGAGAAGGAGAAGTATATTATTTTTGAACGTTTTTTTGTAGGAAAGACGATGGGAGAAATCGCTTTAGAGACGGAAATGACATATTATCAAGTAAGATGGATGTATCGGCAAGCACTCGAGAAAATGCGAGATAGTGTAAGAGGATAA
- a CDS encoding Yip1 family protein, which produces MEANINTQDVGAKKPSLLGMITSPGEQFERMKTKSPVWGAFFLFIILTAVIAGISMYQVMNHPDVMSEVPDAEAAKVVGYFGIGAGIVGGLFGTAIWFFIAAAIYKVIMMFMSNDTSYMKLLSIYVYTYTISILGAIVNFIIRMIIGGDIETSYTSLATLFEPGTVVHGAASSFEVFNIWALVVMGLGLHITAGLSKKQATILIVIFFILSVGFSSLSGLAPKLGA; this is translated from the coding sequence ATGGAAGCAAATATTAATACGCAAGATGTGGGTGCGAAGAAGCCATCATTATTAGGAATGATTACTTCTCCAGGTGAGCAATTTGAGAGAATGAAGACGAAAAGTCCGGTTTGGGGGGCATTTTTCCTTTTCATTATATTAACAGCTGTAATTGCAGGGATTAGCATGTATCAAGTAATGAATCATCCTGATGTAATGAGTGAGGTACCTGATGCCGAAGCGGCTAAAGTTGTTGGTTACTTCGGAATAGGAGCAGGTATTGTTGGTGGACTATTTGGTACTGCGATTTGGTTCTTCATTGCGGCAGCTATTTATAAAGTGATTATGATGTTTATGAGTAATGATACTTCATACATGAAATTATTATCTATTTATGTCTACACATATACGATTTCAATTTTAGGTGCAATTGTGAACTTTATTATTAGAATGATTATTGGTGGAGATATTGAAACTTCTTATACAAGTTTAGCAACTTTATTTGAGCCAGGTACAGTTGTTCATGGTGCTGCTTCATCATTCGAAGTTTTCAATATTTGGGCATTAGTTGTAATGGGATTAGGATTACATATTACGGCTGGATTAAGTAAAAAACAAGCAACGATTTTAATTGTTATTTTCTTTATTCTTTCAGTTGGATTTAGTAGTTTAAGTGGTCTAGCTCCAAAATTAGGTGCATAA
- a CDS encoding ABC transporter permease: MSLLDSIKIALSSILAHKLRSALTMLGIIIGVGSIITVVAIGQGGEAMLKSKFAGSGGNNLMPIQFKPDINDEFAIGGFEMPKLTEEDILEVKQVKDVSHVITTNQNSEVLDVNDKKANLNVIGLDNEYFAVNKVKVVKGRTLNESDISHANNVVMISTKTEETLFKGVNPVGQIIEMKGQPMQIVGVYTSDNEFMGFEMEEALIPLTLWPVLYGTDEIQSIAIQAKNIDDLEAAGKQAVDVLNSRKPSEIPGKYELVNLKEFQENVSKVTNIMTMIIGGIAGISLVVGGIGVMNIMLVSVTERTREIGVRKALGATRSKILLQFLIEAVMLTLLGGLIGIGLGYGGAYIVSTFAKWPPLVSWEVVVGGVLFSMTLGIIFGLIPANKAAKLDPIEALRYE, encoded by the coding sequence ATGAGTTTACTAGATAGTATAAAAATTGCCCTCTCTTCTATTTTAGCTCATAAATTGCGTTCAGCTCTTACGATGCTCGGTATTATTATCGGGGTAGGTTCAATTATTACTGTCGTTGCGATTGGGCAAGGCGGGGAAGCGATGCTGAAGTCGAAATTCGCAGGTTCTGGTGGTAATAACCTTATGCCAATTCAATTTAAACCAGATATTAATGATGAGTTTGCTATAGGTGGATTTGAAATGCCGAAGTTAACGGAAGAGGATATTTTGGAAGTAAAACAAGTGAAAGATGTTTCACATGTTATTACGACAAACCAGAATTCAGAGGTGCTTGATGTAAATGATAAAAAAGCAAACCTGAATGTTATTGGTCTTGATAATGAATATTTTGCGGTTAATAAAGTAAAGGTCGTAAAGGGACGTACTTTAAATGAATCAGATATTTCTCATGCAAATAACGTCGTGATGATTAGTACAAAAACAGAAGAGACGTTATTTAAGGGCGTAAATCCAGTAGGACAAATTATTGAGATGAAAGGACAACCGATGCAAATTGTCGGTGTGTATACATCTGATAATGAATTTATGGGATTTGAAATGGAAGAAGCGTTAATCCCTCTTACGTTATGGCCTGTTTTATACGGAACAGATGAAATTCAAAGTATCGCAATTCAAGCTAAAAATATAGACGATTTAGAAGCAGCAGGGAAACAAGCTGTTGATGTATTAAATAGTCGTAAGCCAAGTGAAATTCCGGGTAAATATGAACTGGTTAATTTAAAAGAATTCCAAGAAAATGTTTCTAAAGTTACTAACATTATGACGATGATCATCGGTGGTATCGCTGGTATTTCATTAGTTGTTGGTGGAATTGGTGTTATGAACATCATGCTTGTATCTGTAACGGAGCGTACACGTGAAATTGGTGTACGTAAAGCACTCGGGGCAACACGTAGTAAAATTTTATTACAGTTTTTAATTGAAGCTGTTATGTTAACACTTCTAGGCGGTTTAATCGGAATTGGTCTTGGGTATGGCGGAGCATATATCGTTTCTACATTCGCAAAATGGCCACCACTCGTTTCATGGGAAGTTGTCGTTGGAGGCGTACTGTTCTCGATGACACTCGGTATTATTTTCGGATTAATTCCAGCGAACAAAGCTGCAAAATTAGATCCAATTGAAGCATTGCGTTATGAGTAA
- a CDS encoding ABC transporter ATP-binding protein — MITLNNIAKTYYQGKLAVPILHGISLTIQSGEFVSIMGPSGSGKSTLMNIIGCLDRPTEGEYKLNDVNILTADESKLALIRNEYIGFVFQHFNLLPRLSAVENVELPLVYGGVKKAERRKRALEALGKVGLADRVHHLPNELSGGQKQRVAIARAIANNPTFIMADEPTGALDTKSGEQVMDIFTKLNAEGTTIVMVTHEEEVAAYSSRRIVLRDGKVTEDRRCAV, encoded by the coding sequence ATGATTACGTTAAATAATATTGCTAAAACATATTATCAAGGAAAATTGGCGGTGCCGATTTTGCATGGTATTAGTTTAACGATTCAGAGCGGTGAGTTCGTTTCGATTATGGGACCGTCTGGTTCTGGTAAGTCAACGCTTATGAATATTATTGGTTGCTTAGATCGTCCAACTGAAGGCGAATATAAGCTGAATGACGTGAATATCTTAACAGCAGACGAGTCAAAGCTTGCTTTAATTCGTAATGAATATATTGGGTTTGTATTTCAGCACTTTAATTTACTGCCTCGTCTTTCCGCGGTGGAAAATGTTGAGCTTCCGCTCGTATATGGTGGTGTGAAGAAAGCGGAGCGTCGTAAGCGCGCTTTGGAGGCGTTAGGTAAAGTTGGATTGGCAGATCGCGTGCATCATTTACCGAACGAATTGTCAGGTGGACAGAAGCAACGTGTAGCGATTGCAAGAGCGATTGCAAATAATCCGACGTTCATTATGGCCGATGAACCAACTGGTGCACTTGATACGAAGTCTGGTGAGCAAGTTATGGATATTTTCACGAAGCTTAATGCAGAAGGCACAACAATTGTTATGGTTACGCATGAAGAGGAAGTAGCAGCGTATTCTTCCCGCCGCATTGTACTGCGGGACGGGAAAGTTACAGAAGATAGAAGGTGTGCGGTATGA
- a CDS encoding efflux RND transporter periplasmic adaptor subunit, whose product MLPNTVRTPNKKKKWIIIGVIALIVIVAAINIFVMQGKKKGASTNADAVSFEKVTERKLNNTKLISGQVKPGNIESFYADPAKGKVKDIEVKEGQEVEKGTKLFSYDNEEINLQMKQAELDQKMADMRYDQGKKKIDSLKKEIKKAKDSGAGKEVTDQMDEQVNELEIGQKTIDLEKEKGKLQKEELSKKQKELTIYSNFAGVVQKLDKDAAQSSSQALGGQGKSFLQVASKDPFQVQGTLTELQKSQIQKDQTFTVTAKANNKKKWTGKITEVSEFPTSAEMAQAGGMGEATQNMSQYTYKASLDNQDGLSPGYHVSLQVNLENKTMIAVPSKSIVEKGDDAFVYVEDKGKIRKQNVKKGSTDGDWTEVVEGVTVGQKVVKNPSDDVYDGMEVKEK is encoded by the coding sequence ATGTTACCAAATACGGTTCGTACTCCAAACAAGAAGAAGAAATGGATTATTATTGGGGTTATTGCACTAATTGTTATTGTAGCAGCAATTAATATTTTTGTTATGCAAGGGAAGAAGAAAGGAGCATCAACAAATGCTGATGCTGTAAGTTTTGAGAAGGTAACGGAGCGAAAGCTTAATAATACGAAGTTAATTTCTGGTCAGGTGAAGCCTGGTAATATTGAAAGCTTCTATGCAGATCCGGCCAAAGGGAAAGTGAAAGATATTGAGGTAAAAGAAGGGCAAGAGGTAGAGAAAGGCACGAAGTTATTCTCTTATGATAATGAAGAGATTAATCTTCAAATGAAGCAAGCTGAGCTTGATCAGAAGATGGCGGATATGCGTTATGATCAAGGGAAAAAGAAGATTGATTCATTGAAGAAAGAAATTAAGAAGGCGAAAGATAGCGGAGCTGGGAAAGAAGTAACAGATCAGATGGACGAGCAAGTAAACGAGTTAGAGATAGGGCAAAAAACAATTGACCTTGAGAAAGAAAAAGGGAAGTTGCAGAAAGAAGAGTTAAGTAAAAAGCAGAAAGAGCTTACGATTTATAGTAATTTCGCTGGTGTTGTTCAAAAGTTAGATAAAGATGCGGCACAAAGTTCATCTCAAGCGTTAGGTGGTCAAGGAAAATCGTTTTTACAAGTAGCTTCTAAAGACCCATTCCAAGTTCAAGGTACGTTAACTGAGCTTCAGAAGTCACAAATTCAAAAGGATCAAACATTCACTGTAACAGCGAAAGCAAATAATAAGAAGAAGTGGACAGGTAAGATTACAGAGGTAAGTGAGTTCCCAACGAGTGCAGAGATGGCGCAAGCTGGCGGCATGGGTGAAGCAACTCAAAATATGTCTCAGTATACATATAAAGCAAGTCTTGATAATCAAGATGGTTTATCTCCAGGTTACCACGTTTCTCTGCAAGTAAACTTAGAGAATAAGACGATGATTGCTGTTCCAAGTAAAAGCATTGTAGAAAAAGGCGATGATGCATTTGTTTATGTTGAGGATAAAGGGAAGATTCGTAAACAAAATGTGAAAAAAGGTTCTACTGATGGAGACTGGACAGAGGTTGTAGAAGGCGTAACAGTGGGGCAAAAGGTGGTTAAAAATCCTTCCGACGATGTGTATGACGGAATGGAAGTGAAAGAGAAATGA
- a CDS encoding helix-turn-helix transcriptional regulator, with the protein MNNVKQYRKSEGLSQLELAKKVNVARQTINLIENKKYNPSLALCIELAKALKTDLNSLFWEGD; encoded by the coding sequence TTGAATAACGTTAAACAATATCGAAAATCTGAAGGGCTATCGCAACTAGAGTTAGCTAAAAAAGTTAACGTGGCGAGACAGACAATAAATTTAATTGAAAACAAGAAATATAATCCCTCTTTAGCCTTATGTATCGAATTAGCAAAAGCACTAAAAACAGATTTAAATAGTCTATTTTGGGAGGGAGATTAA
- a CDS encoding DUF3278 domain-containing protein has protein sequence MMKIEWKERVYNSFVGTLSERDEYQKQEINKELSVAGIGLWWLNMLVMLIMLLVDTMNHTISIGTIFIFLSNMIYANYLAFKFKKKGLSDTECATKEEYLQHKKKLRKAGLKAGVLWGFQMFVFMNYILPYVGSEEISISLFKVVIFICGGGFFGITMYLFGLWNLKKLY, from the coding sequence ATGATGAAAATTGAATGGAAAGAAAGAGTTTATAATAGTTTTGTTGGAACACTAAGTGAGAGAGATGAATACCAAAAACAAGAAATTAATAAAGAGTTATCTGTAGCTGGAATTGGTTTGTGGTGGTTAAATATGTTGGTAATGCTTATTATGTTACTTGTTGATACTATGAATCACACAATATCTATAGGGACAATATTCATTTTTCTATCTAATATGATTTACGCTAATTACTTAGCCTTTAAATTCAAGAAAAAAGGTTTAAGTGATACTGAATGTGCAACAAAAGAAGAATATTTACAACACAAGAAAAAATTAAGAAAAGCTGGCTTAAAAGCAGGTGTGCTTTGGGGCTTTCAAATGTTTGTTTTTATGAATTATATCCTTCCCTATGTAGGTTCAGAGGAAATCTCTATTTCTTTATTTAAGGTTGTAATTTTCATCTGTGGCGGCGGATTTTTCGGTATAACCATGTATCTATTTGGTTTATGGAATCTAAAAAAATTATATTAA
- a CDS encoding MFS transporter encodes MFKWLKPAPAIERLPADMIDRVYRLLRIRVLIGISVGYAAYYLVRSNFTLSSTYLVQEYGFSTAEIGLLGSVMAIVYGFSKFFMGNLSDKAFAQRFIAVGLFLSGLVNICFGFASSFGMIVTLLVVNGIVQGMGAPPCSIVMTKWFSKKERGTKTGLWNISHNVGGMLVPPLVGIGVGIFGENHWQGGVFIFPAIIAMVISVLVWINAKDTPESEGLPPIDEYRNDYENLEKADNANKMSPKEILMKYVVKNKFVWFLCIANAFVYLIRFGVINWVPLYLTTVKGFSKAEAHAAYAIFEGMAIPSSLIVGFLSDKLFKGKRMPLCIISMVGVVIGTFIYWQATSVLVVSIAVSIIGCLIYVPQFLIGLSAMELVPKFAVGTTVGMCGLFGYVGGSLVANAAIGVIVDRSGWDGCFILLLTGAVLSTIFLFIVQRGHERKDPKVA; translated from the coding sequence ATGTTTAAATGGCTCAAGCCAGCACCTGCAATTGAAAGATTGCCAGCGGATATGATCGACCGTGTATATCGATTACTACGTATTCGTGTGTTAATCGGGATTTCAGTTGGATATGCTGCTTATTATTTAGTTCGTAGTAACTTTACGTTATCAAGTACGTACTTAGTACAAGAATATGGTTTTAGTACAGCTGAAATTGGTCTACTAGGTTCAGTAATGGCAATCGTTTATGGATTTAGTAAGTTCTTTATGGGGAATTTATCAGATAAAGCTTTCGCCCAGCGCTTTATCGCAGTCGGTTTATTCTTATCAGGGCTTGTAAATATTTGTTTTGGCTTTGCATCATCATTTGGGATGATTGTTACATTACTTGTTGTTAACGGTATTGTACAAGGTATGGGAGCACCACCTTGTAGTATTGTTATGACGAAATGGTTCTCAAAGAAAGAACGTGGTACGAAAACAGGTCTTTGGAATATTTCACATAACGTTGGTGGAATGCTTGTGCCACCACTTGTCGGAATTGGTGTAGGTATTTTTGGTGAAAACCATTGGCAAGGCGGCGTGTTTATTTTCCCTGCAATTATCGCAATGGTAATTTCAGTTCTTGTTTGGATTAATGCGAAGGATACACCAGAATCTGAAGGTCTTCCTCCAATTGATGAGTATCGTAATGACTATGAAAATCTTGAAAAAGCAGATAATGCTAACAAGATGTCACCAAAAGAAATTTTAATGAAGTATGTAGTGAAAAATAAATTTGTATGGTTCTTATGTATTGCGAATGCTTTTGTTTATTTAATTCGTTTCGGTGTTATTAACTGGGTTCCGCTTTATTTAACGACAGTTAAAGGATTTTCAAAAGCAGAAGCGCATGCGGCATATGCAATCTTTGAAGGTATGGCAATTCCAAGTTCATTAATCGTTGGTTTTTTAAGTGATAAATTATTTAAAGGAAAACGTATGCCATTATGTATTATTAGTATGGTTGGGGTTGTTATTGGTACGTTTATATATTGGCAAGCAACTAGCGTACTTGTTGTAAGTATTGCAGTTTCTATTATCGGTTGTTTAATTTATGTACCACAGTTCTTAATCGGTTTAAGTGCGATGGAATTAGTACCGAAATTTGCAGTAGGTACGACAGTTGGTATGTGTGGTTTATTCGGTTATGTAGGTGGAAGTCTTGTAGCTAACGCAGCAATTGGTGTTATTGTTGATCGTTCTGGCTGGGATGGTTGTTTCATCTTACTATTAACAGGAGCGGTTTTATCAACAATCTTCTTATTTATTGTTCAACGTGGACATGAGAGAAAAGATCCTAAAGTAGCGTAA
- a CDS encoding ABC transporter substrate-binding protein: protein MRKIAFFFFLLVIGGAMSSCSRDTTSIKYSKNGLPILDDRHIVAYVAAREEVGEALLSSFCKPRGCTYEFIRLSTEELLRRVEEEAGNPKADIIIGGTVDAHQMMKQKNLSIPVISQHANRISKTVKDKDGYWYGYEVEKLAIAINKERWNEEIAPLGLSYPLRWKDLLNPVYKGKIVMPDPNVSGTAYTFFQSLIDTLGEEEAKEYVKNLAEQVGEVTVNGYIPAELVASGEYMIGINFMGDQRMLQKQGFPILSNEPEQTGLSVNAISKLKRAPSGIIADLFIDYCLSEEAGHILEKVSFGVPTMFAKNEKEIEGQPVRRTNQNISNSGIIEIWNRQRLSLK from the coding sequence ATGAGAAAGATAGCCTTTTTCTTCTTTTTGCTAGTAATTGGAGGAGCGATGTCTAGTTGCTCTCGAGATACAACCTCTATTAAATATAGTAAAAATGGTCTCCCTATTTTGGATGATCGTCATATTGTTGCGTATGTAGCGGCTCGTGAGGAAGTTGGTGAAGCGTTACTTTCATCATTTTGTAAGCCACGCGGATGTACGTATGAATTTATTCGTCTTTCAACAGAAGAACTTCTTCGTAGAGTGGAAGAAGAAGCTGGCAATCCGAAGGCGGATATTATTATTGGCGGTACAGTAGATGCGCATCAAATGATGAAGCAAAAAAATCTTTCTATTCCTGTGATAAGCCAACATGCAAATCGTATTTCAAAGACTGTTAAAGATAAAGATGGTTATTGGTACGGTTATGAAGTGGAGAAGCTAGCAATTGCGATTAATAAAGAGCGGTGGAACGAGGAAATAGCGCCGCTCGGTCTCTCGTATCCGTTAAGGTGGAAAGATTTATTGAATCCAGTATATAAAGGAAAGATTGTCATGCCCGATCCAAATGTTTCAGGTACAGCATATACGTTTTTTCAATCACTTATTGATACGTTAGGTGAAGAGGAAGCGAAGGAATATGTGAAGAATCTGGCAGAACAAGTTGGAGAAGTAACAGTGAATGGTTATATCCCAGCAGAACTTGTTGCGAGCGGTGAATATATGATAGGCATCAACTTTATGGGAGATCAGAGAATGCTTCAAAAACAAGGCTTTCCTATTTTAAGTAACGAACCTGAGCAAACAGGGTTATCCGTTAATGCGATCTCTAAACTAAAACGTGCACCGAGTGGTATTATTGCGGATTTATTTATTGATTATTGTTTATCAGAAGAAGCGGGTCACATTTTAGAAAAAGTGTCGTTTGGCGTACCAACGATGTTTGCGAAGAATGAGAAAGAAATAGAAGGACAGCCGGTTAGAAGGACGAACCAAAATATATCAAATAGCGGGATAATCGAGATATGGAATAGACAGCGTCTCTCTCTGAAGTGA